A region of the Mytilus galloprovincialis chromosome 1, xbMytGall1.hap1.1, whole genome shotgun sequence genome:
ACAGAGTTATATAATCAAACACTTGATAAATAATATCAAGATTTACATATACAAAGCTTTACAAATACAATAGTTTTAATGCAATACATTGAACCTCGAAATCAAAGGGACTGGAcaaatgaatttgaatttaaaagacTTATCCAAGGTTTAACTCATCCAAGTTCATATGTGTCATCAAAAATTTATAATGCATGAAATACCTATGAGATTTATGTAAACTATATTTTTTAGATATGACAATTTATGATTGAGTAATCAATCTTCCTAATATTCAATccctatatatacatatatatctatacCTATTGTCATTCTACAAACCTTCCTAGCCTAATTTGTTGAAGAACATCTATAAATGATTTATCTGACTGTCTTCTTACTTCTGTTAGTTCTATATTCATCTGAATACATTTCTTCCAAGCCTGAGTCtgaaattattaaacaaaaatctgAATACATTTCTTCCAAGCCTGAGTCtgaaattattcaaacattaCTTCCATAACTAATGTTTCAAAGTTCAATAGGCATGATCATTAaaaaattgaccaatcaaaacaAAACTTGAATTATGTCAtttgacaatataataaaaaattgtgtcaGAGAATATATTCTAAAATTACAGTAAATACCCAAATGCAACAATCTAACCAATAAAAATAACTAAGATGCATCTAAAAGGTAACATACTATCTTCAACAAGTTAAGGGTCAAGCAATAAGCCAAGCTCTTAAACAAAATCTATCACTTCACCTTTATATTGATGAATTGATGAGAACAGATCAAAAGTTATTTAAGTTTTGTTGTGCTGGTAAGACATTAAAGTCCTTTCAACAGAATCATTTATTATTCATTAACACACAATATAAGAGAGGCATTTTAAGAATACATGATGCTATTTTCTTGTACTGAGCTTTACCTGAAAACAGAAATTGACTTTTTCTTTGCCTTTGGTAACAGGAGGTAACTGAAGGAAATCTCCACACATTATCAGCTGTATTCCACCAAAAGGTTGGTCATTCCTTCGTATCACTCTGTTAATAATTAATAAACAGTTAGATCATAGCAATGAAACTTTCAAAAGAACATTGATTACCtgccttaaatatttcaaactttattacaaaaaaacatattttctatCATCAAACAATGCAATAAACAAAAAGTGAATTGGAAATCTGCTTGTGAAGACAGTATTCTTTTTATTAATCCTTTCTCAatggaatcttttttttttagcatactTGATTCACattgaatttttcaataaaatgctgaaaatttgCTTTTCagtataaatgcattgcaaaaacctaatatttcatcaaataaatttaagtcagttattcttatgaatatccttttcatttGGGATACAACTTTTGTTAAGattgatgcagacattttgtagtcacAGCATTTTAACTGAGGTACTACTCAGAAGTCAAAAGGCGTCAATATGGAGTAAAGGGGTTGGCCTctaaaggcgtcattatggaggacaGGGTTTTCTTAATTAAAAAGCCTTTGAGAGTAGGCTCACATCTCTCACGTTGCCACACCCCCACATTGTCTGGTGGCAAGCAAAACCCTACTGACTCATAAGTGAAATAATAACTCTTACAAAAGTCCACAGAAAAAATTTcttgttgatatgcacatctacaaagtttcatgaaactATGTTGTGTGGTGGCAGATGACAAACTATTACAGAAGAatatttttgccaaaattctAAGTTCAATTGAATATTACTCCTAggctagaacatatagaaagaaaattgaatcataattatctgtcaatatgcacatcaacATTAAGACATAtgtcattattatttactgtttcatgaATTTCAAATCACTTATTTACAGGACATGTTCATTATCACATGTAGAAACCAATGAGAGTTCTTTACAACCTCACTTTATGTTAAGGTTACCTAGCAACAGCTTCTAATTTTTCAAAGAATTCTCCATCTACCATAGATATTTCATCAATAACTAAATGTTTACATTTCCTCCATTGCTGAGCTACCTGTGCTCGTGATGCTAATTGTACACAATGCTCCAATGTACCCCTTCCTGATCCAATACCTACAAAATTACACAATATGGGAGAAATTacaacatttattttgttgttaagAATAAATTGTATGATGTTTGGTATAAATAATTTAACAACTTGTAAGTATATATAAGCTATCAAATGACTTTCTAGTGCAATGTCTAGCTGACTAAGTTTATAATCAGCTGAGTCAATGAATATTGTGTCTATAAGTATAATGCAATTGTATATTTCAGGAGAGTcactattatttcatttttagatcaaataaattattattgCAAACATTTCACATTACtccttttttaaactttttttgacaATTGGCTTATTTGCCCTTCAGGCCATATTTAGTGTTTATATAAAATGAACAGCTGGGAAAATGATACGTATACCCCTTGCAATTGTTGCCGCAATAACATAATATAGAACATCTTgttagaaatttgaaaaatggttttgtataaaaatgtgtccctaaaaaaatcaaatcttaagTTGAAACAATGTTAAATGGCTTTATATGTTGCTAATATTTCATCGTTATATTTTAATTACTTACCTGCAAATGCATGTAGAGTTGTCCCCCCTATATGGCAGGCAGCAACACCAGTACTAGCTGTGGCAAATGTATGCTGCGGTGGCAAAGTTCCtaaaatacatgatttttttcaattagatAAAGAAGTTTTCCAACCCTTGTTCAATTCATCAACAATGCTACATTCTTCATGAAAagaatcttttaaatttttaaacatgttacatgaaaaaaatataccagacagatttatttaactttaacattagatttaataaacaaatctTGCATTTCATAGTATCTTTATTTTTGGGATAAAAAACAGTACAGGACAAAGCTGGAGGTTACCTTAATTATAAGTCATTCGCTTATCATTTcatcaataataatacatgtattgtaattgtTTGCACTGTCAATTATGATATATGATGAATGAAAAAATTATGGTGTGTTAAGAAATTTTTTAGTACAAATgtaatttttgattttgttaCATTTATAGTGTACCAGTAGTTTGATAATCATTCATATCAAGTGTAGcagaatgatttaaaaaaatgttgtcacATGATTTCTTATGACAGTCAGGACagactatatttatgatataacaaatgcaaatgtacattgtatgtatCTCAACTTCCAAGATATCACTTTCAGCAATCTCCATTCATACCATTTAAGTTTGCCTCGACCAGTTTTAGTATATACCTATTATTCTTTTCATGAGAAATGATTTTCCAGTACCAGCACTCCCTGTAAAGAATACACTCCTTCCTTTAGATACTGCCTCTAATACAGAAGACTGTTCTTTACTTAGTTTGACTGGAATAACTGATCTTGGtactgcttttactaattttCTGGCCATTTTAACTCCCTTAGGAGGGTGATTTTCCTTGTTATCATCTACTCTTTTCCTCTTTCCTTTAGGTGTGAACAAGTCTTTCTCCAGCTCTTTAGCTCTTGCTTCATGTACAGTATGAACATCCTTCATAGTCAGAGGGCTTATTTCATCAAAAGTTCGATGACGCTCTGATAATAATTTCTTTCGATCAGATATGAATCCTTTCTGTTTTCCAACCTCTAACTTTGTATGCATTGTTCTTAAGAACATCAACAGTTTATCGGGAGGACAGTTGGACAACATAAATTGGATATTCCGATCTGGTATTCTGACTGTGGCCTTCCCATCTTTGGCAAACTTTTTGAAGAGTTTGATTTCTCTTAATGCATATTTGATATCTTTTTTACCATAATCAACTCTAAGTGTAACATCATTGAATTCGTTACGACCTAATGATAACGACAAACTTTTATAAGGTGTGCGTTTAATGACATCTCCTGTTTTTGTCAAGTCTTCTACAACTACAGAGCAGGTTAGCAGATTCATATCCATGATGCTTTGTATCTTTCTATAAAATTATAAAGTAAAGAATAAAAACATGTagtgaaataaaatacaatttaagattttctttttcttttactaACCATTAACTACACTAGCTGCTAAGCACATGACTAGTAGCTATATAGACATTTAACTTTTATTAGAGTAAGTTTGCATTAAACTTTGTACATTTTTATCAAGTATCATAAATTCAAGACTTGCTTTACAGATTCTGACAAACATGCATAACAGAGTAATTTTTAGCGTACATTTAGCAACACCCCCTTATTGTCAGATCCTAACTTTGACCTTTGTCAAAATTTTGTTCCAGAGTTTTaatataataaatgtttaaaaaatcattttaaggGCATACCATACAGtgacaggggaggtaatgacattGCTaaagtaaattgttatttttgcgacgtcaaactatgacttatcaggaaaagatgcagttttcagctgatttttatcattcaaactcatttaacttgaaaacgagttcatggacccctcttttttaaaatgtcatttggtttcattacgcgagaagattatgtgtgccaattttcatgaaagcgtaaatagtgcatttaatttttaatttgataaatatcatgaatatacagctaaaaaattatgtttttttctacattcatgaacatttgataaatatgagttatttctgaataaaaaatgtataaatttttaggatacttataaaatacagaaattacaaattatttaacaaaaaacattgtGTTTATCtttcaaacaaaaaagttatgtttttttttcgaaagggaaaatatgGCCACAAATCCGagttttgagcaaatatacaaaatttcaacctcattttactcaaaaaggagcacatgaaggtatattttttattacatatttgatttaattaggtaaaaaatagtctatatggatttttttttatcaaaatgtaaatacgggatcaaaactgtattgtatgacCTTATTCGCATGATAAGTCTTTTCTCCAGTTTAAGCtttaacaattgttttaaaatgtgtttgatattttatataggAGTCAAATCTTTTTGATGTATACATATTTAAtagtatttcatgattttatgaataattttgtttacaaattttttgaTTCTTCATTAAATCAATATTAGATAGTCATACTACAAATGTACTACGTGTACATGATGTATACTAGTCCAAATGATTATGACTTTTTCAATTTGataggctattatatttttttgcaaGTGGCAGTAAGCCTTGAAAGCAACaaaagtgcacacgctgaaatgtcttgccttctttacttacatgtatcattgatattatgttgatagtcctcagacctgccaacttttgaaaatctccatGGGGGATTAAGCACGCGACCAAATTTTTAAGGGTTACAATTTTAGCGACTTTTCTGTGTGTATTGTTTTTTACTCCTAAAATAGTTTAAGTTCTCTTGAGCTTGAAGgccttgatttcttttatttgcatgattcttgtactattaaataataaaattgacaaaataactgaagaatagagaaaaatggcattACAAATAAAGGATTCAAAGTAGAGACCCTCCTCCTTTTCCCCCTCCAAAGACCTTCTTATCTATGAACCTCGACTCATAAGACCTAAAACTACATGTCCTAAAGTTAGAAGGATGAAGACAGATTTTGATTTAGTCTTACTTATGGTCTTATCAGTATCaatcacagggactcggttagcagattaaaattttgtaaatcaatgtttttaatttattttttattatttcctgtctatttgcattactatattaacgtatttaacgttgccatcacaatttctttgttttctggcaatgtgcagtttactatccatatccatatactgaaaaaacctaaagggatctaagtcgccatcttgaattgacttccctactttagataaaaaataattaaaaatattaataaattactatataccttacaacagccctcattttcttccgaaattattcttctatcacatgcatattttgatttgtggattaacagaacccttacgcagtttcagttgcattcgtgtcagaatattcaaatttcccggcgaaagcaacgtatcattcggaaacttccgggttgatgcgtttactacaactaaagtagggaaggcaattcaagatggcgacttagatccctttaggttttttcagtatatggatatggatagtaaactgcacattgccagaaaacaaagaaatagtgatggcaacgttaaatacgttaatatagtaatgcaaatagacaggaaataataaaaaataaattaaaaacattgatttacaaaattttactctgctaaccgagtccctgtggtatcaatgagaaaatggataaaatttgagttatctttctttgtattcagaggtGCTCTTACCGGCGGAGGCTTATACAGTAACACAGAAGAAGTGAATACAAAATGGCGTCGATTTTAAATCAACAGACACACaacacagggactcggttagcagattaaaattttgtaaatcaatgtttttaatttattttttattatttcctgtctatttgcattactatattaacgtatttaacgttgccatcacaatttctttgttttctggcaatgtgcagtttactatccatatccatatactgaaaaaacctaaaaaaaaaaaagaaatagtgatggcaacgttaaatacgttaatatagtaatgcaaatagacaggaaataataaaaaataaattaaaaacattgatttacataattttaatctgctaaccgagtccctgtggttGACGGTCCATGTCATACATGAATCTATTGAGGCGACTCAAGTAGACTTTGAAACAGATTATGAGGAATCAGTATGGGTTCATATCAGATTAGTAAGTGGAGACAAATTACTCATAGGTTGTATTTATAGAAGCCCTAATGGACAAGATAACAACGATGAGTCACTGAGAAAGTTATTT
Encoded here:
- the LOC143058534 gene encoding ATP-dependent DNA helicase PIF1-like; this translates as MDMNLLTCSVVVEDLTKTGDVIKRTPYKSLSLSLGRNEFNDVTLRVDYGKKDIKYALREIKLFKKFAKDGKATVRIPDRNIQFMLSNCPPDKLLMFLRTMHTKLEVGKQKGFISDRKKLLSERHRTFDEISPLTMKDVHTVHEARAKELEKDLFTPKGKRKRVDDNKENHPPKGVKMARKLVKAVPRSVIPVKLSKEQSSVLEAVSKGRSVFFTGSAGTGKSFLMKRIIGTLPPQHTFATASTGVAACHIGGTTLHAFAGIGSGRGTLEHCVQLASRAQVAQQWRKCKHLVIDEISMVDGEFFEKLEAVARVIRRNDQPFGGIQLIMCGDFLQLPPVTKGKEKVNFCFQTQAWKKCIQMNIELTEVRRQSDKSFIDVLQQIRLGRCPDYVYTTLRATAKQNIQRDGILATRLCTHKEDVNQINEHHLQKLNGESKLFTSTDSDSVYTQQINGMCPVPDKLNLKIGAQVMLTKNLDVQKGLVNGARGIVIGYQKDNDGYPIVKFRCGMEEEIKPIRWSFKFSGGNISTRKQIPLKLAWAISIHKSQGMTLDCVEISLSRVFECGQSYVALSRAKCLEGLRVLDFEKSCVKANLEVLRFYHKLDLHKRMMQTSIGDY